A section of the Paralichthys olivaceus isolate ysfri-2021 chromosome 14, ASM2471397v2, whole genome shotgun sequence genome encodes:
- the fignl1 gene encoding fidgetin-like protein 1: MSGAHLDEWQRRSFDISSGNCTPEQTADAYRAHILSIQYAWASSQLSQAGMASLLRTYSERYAAVLDSDDPRTGLNNYAESALHLARSQRNHSDKWESSLTMESVLELPCVQKMIQAQTGGGGGGGGSLVEPADVNISVGPESRGSSLSAPFTVVRSDDALLKPIGPTQAKTEFNSGSTPANTYAEKPRGSEGISANPNSFSRPSARPQSVFSSSSSVLPQGNPGPAGGTQNYQSSFFSTSNPSKRKNFYNPDGGDVGRGSHGGQATTDLRPGGNFKTAREQFIVDQQKKNSHQPQRGQAPGMAAAVKKSLGANRPRGTFSKFVSPIPRQEEEEGGASRNSNTEPQILDERLKNFEPKIVELIMSEIMDHGPPVAWDDIAGLEFAKTTIKEIVVWPMLRPDIFTGLRGPPKGILLFGPPGTGKTLIGKCIACQSGATFFSISASSLTSKWVGEGEKMVRALFAIARCHQPAVIFIDEIDSLLSQRTDGEHDSSRRIKTEFLVQLDGAATAAEDRILVVGATNRPQEIDEAARRRLAKRLYIPLPEATARWQIVTNLMAREKNQLIEPELGSVVSATEGFSGADMTQLCREAALGPIRSIQLSDIATITADQVRPILYCDFQEALKTVRPSVSSKDLELYEDWNKTFGCGR, from the coding sequence ATGAGTGGTGCACACCTGGACGAATGGCAGAGGAGGTCCTTTGACATTTCATCTGGCAACTGTACACCTGAACAGACGGCAGATGCCTACCGGGCCCACATCCTCTCCATTCAGTATGCATGGGCAAGCTCCCAGCTCTCACAGGCCGGCATGGCCAGCCTGCTTAGGACCTACTCGGAGCGCTATGCTGCGGTGCTGGACTCTGATGACCCCCGCACGGGGCTCAACAACTACGCAGAGAGCGCTCTGCATCTGGCCCGCAGTCAGAGGAATCACAGCGATAAATGGGAGTCGTCTCTGACCATGGAGAGTGTGCTGGAGCTGCCCTGCGTGCAGAAGATGATACAGGCACagacagggggaggaggaggaggaggaggctcccTTGTGGAACCAGCAGATGTTAACATATCTGTGGGACCAGAGAGCAGAGGCAGCTCCCTGTCAGCTCCCTTTACTGTAGTCAGGTCAGACGATGCATTATTGAAACCTATAGGACCAACACAGGCTAAAACAGAGTTTAACAGTGGCAGTACTCCTGCTAATACTTATGCAGAGAAGCCAAGAGGATCTGAGGGAATCTCAGCCAATCCAAACTCATTCTCTCGACCTTCAGCTCGACCACAGTCTGTGTTTAGTTCTTCCTCTTCAGTCCTTCCACAGGGAAACCCTGGCCCTGCAGGTGGCACACAAAACTACCAGTCCTCCTTCTTCTCTACCTCAAATCCATCTAAGCGGAAGAATTTTTACAACCCAGATGGAGGGGATGTTGGTAGGGGCTCACACGGAGGTCAAGCAACCACTGACCTGCGACCTGGAGGCAACTTTAAAACGGCTCGCGAGCAGTTCATCGTTgatcaacagaagaaaaattccCATCAGCCACAGAGAGGCCAGGCCCCTGGGATGGCTGCAGCTGTGAAAAAATCTCTGGGTGCTAACAGGCCTCGAGGTACATTTTCAAAATTTGTGTCACCTATTCCtcgacaggaggaggaggaaggaggggcgAGCCGTAATTCCAATACTGAGCCTCAGATCCTGGATGAGCGTCTGAAAAACTTTGAGCCAAAGATAGTCGAGCTGATCATGAGTGAGATCATGGACCACGGGCCTCCTGTGGCCTGGGATGACATCGCAGGTCTGGAGTTTGCCAAGACCACCATAAAGGAGATAGTGGTTTGGCCCATGCTGCGGCCTGACATCTTTACTGGCCTCAGGGGTCCGCCCAAAGGCATCCTGTTGTTTGGACCCCCAGGAACAGGAAAAACTCTGATAGGAAAATGTAtcgcatgtcaatcaggtgccACCTTCTTCAGCATCAGTGCCTCATCGCTCACATCAAAGTGGGTTGGTGAAGGAGAAAAAATGGTTCGGGCCTTGTTTGCCATCGCCCGCTGCCACCAGCCCGCTGTCATTTTCATTGATGAAATTGACTCCCTGCTGTCCCAGCGGACAGACGGGGAGCACGACTCATCACGCAGGATAAAGACAGAGTTCTTGGTTCAGCTGGACGGAGCAGCCACAGCAGCGGAGGATCGCATCCTAGTGGTGGGTGCCACCAATCGGCCTCAGGAGATAGACGAAGCTGCCCGGCGGCGCCTGGCAAAGAGGTTATACATCCCCCTGCCTGAAGCAACCGCCCGATGGCAGATCGTGACAAACCTCATGGCTCGGGAAAAGAACCAACTGATCGAGCCTGAGCTGGGCAGCGTGGTGTCAGCTACTGAGGGCTTCTCCGGTGCTGATATGACTCAGCTGTGTCGAGAGGCAGCGCTGGGGCCCATCCGAAGCATCCAGCTCAGCGACATCGCCACCATCACCGCTGACCAAGTGCGACCAATCCTCTACTGTGATTTCCAGGAGGCCCTGAAGACGGTTCGACCCAGTGTCTCATCAAAAGATTTGGAGCTGTATGAAGACTGGAACAAGACTTTTGGATGTGGTCGTTAA
- the ttl gene encoding tubulin--tyrosine ligase, translating into MIRPRSQSGVMNSPVYTFVTRDDNSTVYAEVSKILLSTGQWKRLKRDNPRFNLMLGERNRLPFGRLGHEPGLVQLVNYYRGADKLCRKASLVKLIKTSPELSDSCNWFPESYIIYPTNLNTPVAPATNGISHLKNNPKTDEREVFLASYHSKRDSGEGTVWIAKSSAGAKGAGILISHDANQLLEYIDNQGQVHVIQKYLEKPLLLEPGHRKFDIRSWVLVDHQYNIYLYREGVLRTSSEPYNNSDLQDMTSHLTNHCIQKEHSLNYGRYEEGNEMFFDEFKLYLLNTHNIVLETSILPQIKQIIKSCLSCIEPSISTKHLSYQSFQLFGFDFMLDESFKVWLIEINGAPACAQKLYSELCQGIVDVAISTVFTLNSSSDPSSASSSPYSSSPSSMFTTNSCSSPKLRAPLHVGPFTRL; encoded by the exons ATGATAAGACCTCGCAGTCAGAGTGGCGTCATGAATTCCCCCGTGTACACCTTTGTCACCCGTGACGACAACAGCACAGTTTATGCAGAAGTTTCCAAAATCCTGCTCTCGACTGGACAATGgaagaggctgaaaagagaCAATCCCAGATTCAACTTGATGCTGGGAGAACGGAACCGACTGCCCTTCGGACGTCTAG GTCATGAACCAGGACTGGTTCAGCTGGTGAACTACTACAGAGGAGCAGACAAGCTTTGCAGGAAGGCATCCCTGGTCAA GCTGATAAAGACCAGCCCGGAGCTGTCCGACTCCTGTAACTGGTTCCCAGAATCCTACATCATCTATCCCACTAACCTCAACACCCCGGTTGCTCCAGCCACAAATGGCATTAGCCATCTGAAGAACAATCCTAAAACAGATGAGAGGGAGGTTTTCCTGGCCTCTTATCACTCTAaaagagatagtggggagggtaCAGTGTGGATAGCAAAGTCTTCTGCTGGAGCTAAAG GGGCTGGTATTTTGATATCTCATGATGCTAATCAGCTGCTGGAGTACATTGATAATCAGGGACAGGTTCATGTCATTCAGAAGTACCTGGAGAAACCTTTACTTCTGGAGCCGGGACATCGGAAATTTGACATTAg GAGCTGGGTGTTAGTGGACCATCAGTATAATATCTATTTGTACCGGGAGGGTGTGCTGCGGACTTCCTCAGAGCCCTACAACAACTCTGACCTCCAGGACATGACCAGCCACCTGACCAACCACTGCATCCAGAAGGAGCACTCTCTGAACTACGGGCGGTATGAGGAGGGGAACGAGATGTTCTTTGACGAGTTCAAGCTGTACCTGCTGAACACTCACAATATCGTCCTGGAGACCAGCATTTTACCTCAGATCAAGCAGATCATAAA GAGCTGTCTTTCATGTATTGAGCCGTCCATCAGCACCAAGCACCTGTCCTACCAGAGCTTCCAGCTCTTTGGATTCGATTTCATGTTGGACGAGAGCTTCAAAGTGTGGCTCATTGAGATCAACGGAGCTCCAGCCTGTGCACA GAAACTATATTCAGAGCTATGTCAAGGTATTGTGGATGTGGCCATTTCCACTGTCTTCACTCTGAACAGCAGCAGCGACCCCtcatctgcctcctcctctccttattcctcctctccatcctccatgTTCACCACCAACTCCTGTTCCTCTCCCAAACTGAGAGCACCTCTTCACGTCGGCCCTTTCACTCGACTGTAA